From Longimicrobium sp., one genomic window encodes:
- a CDS encoding PqqD family protein, giving the protein MAAQEGDRTVLLDPVQGEYFGLDEVGTRIWALLPEHPTAAALADRLFDEYDAPRETLAGDAARLLGQLAAMKLVVRA; this is encoded by the coding sequence ACCGTTCTTCTCGATCCCGTCCAGGGCGAGTACTTCGGGCTGGACGAGGTGGGGACGCGGATCTGGGCGCTGCTTCCCGAGCATCCCACCGCCGCCGCGCTCGCGGACCGACTGTTCGACGAGTACGACGCCCCGCGCGAGACGCTGGCGGGAGACGCCGCGCGCCTTCTCGGCCAGCTCGCGGCGATGAAGCTGGTGGTACGCGCGTGA
- a CDS encoding lasso peptide biosynthesis B2 protein, with protein MSVPSVARCALALLVVRGWLKARGFGPTVARWRRLGERATGAGLTPDEVERAAWHVAVAAAFFPGRAVCLEQSLALYVLLRRRGVPAELRLGVQVYPFYAHAWVELGGRPVNEDQETVEKFRLLPQVAV; from the coding sequence GTGAGCGTGCCCTCAGTGGCGCGTTGCGCGCTGGCGCTGCTGGTCGTGCGCGGGTGGCTCAAGGCGCGCGGCTTCGGGCCCACGGTGGCGCGCTGGCGGCGCCTCGGCGAGCGGGCGACCGGCGCCGGCCTCACGCCGGACGAGGTGGAGCGCGCGGCCTGGCACGTGGCCGTGGCGGCGGCGTTCTTCCCCGGGCGGGCGGTGTGCCTGGAGCAGTCGCTCGCGCTGTACGTGCTGCTGCGCCGCCGCGGCGTCCCCGCGGAGCTGCGGCTGGGCGTGCAGGTCTACCCGTTCTACGCGCACGCCTGGGTGGAGCTTGGCGGCCGGCCCGTGAACGAGGACCAGGAGACGGTGGAGAAGTTCCGCCTTCTTCCGCAGGTGGCGGTGTGA
- a CDS encoding asparagine synthase-related protein — translation MSRFACAAAAPGAEIPPALRPRLAAGIAAPGNAAGALDGDGFSAIASTEADALRPLLARRGALLAAGDVRLDNRAEVASWGGVRADGSSDLEIVLAAHAARGAKCLDGVLGDFSIVLWDGDHRTLTALRDPFGVKPLFFSRQGDVLLLSSRAAALAREGDLDEEWIADFLVGGIGPRDRTVWAGVQSVVPGEALAWRDGNLTRRRFWSAADFAPAAAVDERAATDTFRDLLEEAVRVRMEGGVPIWSQLSGGLDSSSVVSVAQTLAAAGRGPAIAGTVTLVETLGDGDERKYSDVVVQRWGLRNETVVDPWAWQDDGLPAERTDEPRAHFPFWARDRAMVAAVRRAGGRVLLSGQGPDHYLTGNLGHVTDLVATGHLRRAMRELVRHAVAERQSFWTGLGRHAIHPFLPTWLKLRRARPHEQLPRWLDPGFVRRMEIARRLPMVRGLAAPRGGSFFAHQVASELDGLSGMLERGPFQEGIEMRYPFLHRPLVEHSLRLPPGMRVRPGAGKHVLREAMRGILPEEIRTRRGKGGIDARLLWALHRERARLDHLLRDPEIARRGWVRADALRAATEQARQGEVKSLPFLLCSLSLETWLSVRAGRWEASASSPAAAA, via the coding sequence GTGAGCCGCTTTGCCTGCGCCGCCGCGGCGCCGGGAGCGGAGATTCCGCCCGCACTCCGGCCTCGACTGGCGGCGGGGATCGCCGCGCCCGGAAACGCCGCCGGCGCGCTGGACGGCGACGGGTTCTCCGCGATCGCGAGCACGGAGGCCGACGCGCTGCGTCCGCTCCTCGCCCGCCGCGGCGCGCTGCTGGCCGCGGGTGACGTGCGCCTGGACAACCGCGCGGAGGTGGCTTCGTGGGGCGGCGTCCGCGCGGACGGCAGCTCCGACCTGGAGATCGTGCTCGCGGCGCACGCGGCCCGCGGCGCGAAGTGCCTGGACGGCGTGCTGGGCGATTTCTCCATCGTGCTGTGGGATGGAGATCACCGGACGCTGACGGCGCTGCGCGACCCGTTCGGAGTGAAGCCGCTCTTCTTCTCCCGCCAGGGCGACGTCCTTCTCCTCTCTTCCCGCGCGGCGGCGCTGGCGCGCGAGGGGGATCTCGACGAGGAGTGGATCGCCGACTTCCTCGTCGGTGGCATCGGCCCGCGCGACCGCACGGTGTGGGCGGGCGTGCAGTCCGTCGTCCCCGGCGAGGCGCTGGCCTGGCGCGACGGGAATCTCACGCGCCGCCGCTTCTGGTCCGCGGCCGATTTCGCGCCGGCGGCGGCCGTAGACGAGCGCGCGGCGACGGACACCTTCCGCGATCTGCTCGAGGAGGCGGTGCGCGTCCGGATGGAGGGCGGCGTCCCCATCTGGTCGCAGCTTTCCGGCGGGCTCGATTCGTCGTCCGTCGTCTCCGTCGCGCAGACGCTCGCCGCCGCGGGGAGGGGGCCGGCGATCGCCGGCACGGTGACGCTGGTGGAGACGCTGGGCGACGGCGACGAGCGCAAGTACTCGGACGTGGTCGTCCAGCGCTGGGGGCTGCGCAACGAGACGGTGGTCGACCCTTGGGCGTGGCAGGACGACGGGTTGCCGGCGGAGCGGACGGACGAGCCGCGCGCGCACTTCCCGTTCTGGGCGCGCGACCGGGCGATGGTGGCCGCCGTGCGCCGCGCCGGCGGCCGGGTGCTCCTCTCGGGCCAGGGACCGGACCACTACCTCACCGGCAACCTGGGCCACGTCACCGACCTCGTCGCCACCGGCCACCTCCGCAGGGCCATGCGCGAGCTGGTGCGCCACGCCGTCGCCGAGCGGCAGTCGTTCTGGACCGGGCTCGGGCGCCACGCGATCCATCCCTTCCTCCCCACCTGGCTGAAGCTGCGCCGGGCGCGTCCCCACGAACAGCTCCCGCGGTGGCTCGATCCGGGCTTCGTGCGGCGGATGGAGATCGCCCGGCGGCTGCCGATGGTGCGCGGGCTGGCCGCGCCGCGCGGGGGGAGCTTCTTCGCGCACCAGGTGGCGTCGGAGCTGGACGGATTGTCGGGGATGCTGGAGCGCGGGCCATTCCAGGAGGGGATCGAGATGCGCTATCCCTTCCTGCATCGCCCGCTGGTGGAGCACTCGCTCCGCCTGCCGCCGGGGATGCGCGTCCGCCCCGGCGCGGGGAAGCACGTCCTGCGCGAGGCGATGCGCGGCATCCTTCCCGAGGAGATCCGCACGCGCCGCGGCAAGGGCGGCATCGACGCGCGCCTGCTGTGGGCGCTGCACCGCGAGCGGGCGCGGCTCGACCACCTCCTGCGCGACCCGGAGATCGCGCGGCGCGGCTGGGTGCGCGCCGACGCGCTCCGCGCCGCCACCGAGCAGGCGCGCCAGGGCGAGGTGAAGAGCCTGCCGTTCCTGCTCTGCTCGCTGTCGCTGGAAACCTGGCTGTCGGTGCGCGCGGGGCGCTGGGAAGCGTCCGCGTCCTCGCCCGCCGCGGCGGCCTGA
- a CDS encoding lasso RiPP family leader peptide-containing protein — translation MKKTYTTPTVVKHGNAVAVTLGNFGWALELINWRIGLP, via the coding sequence ATGAAGAAGACGTACACGACCCCGACCGTCGTGAAGCACGGCAACGCCGTGGCCGTGACCCTCGGGAACTTCGGTTGGGCGCTCGAGCTCATCAACTGGCGCATCGGCCTCCCCTGA
- a CDS encoding lasso RiPP family leader peptide-containing protein — protein sequence MKKTYSTPILVKHGNAVAVTLGRGSQLLELINWRAH from the coding sequence ATGAAGAAGACGTACTCGACCCCGATCCTGGTGAAGCACGGCAACGCCGTGGCCGTGACCCTCGGGCGGGGCAGCCAGCTGCTCGAGCTCATCAACTGGCGCGCACACTGA